The window ATAGTTTTATCTATTCGCAAAGACCGGGAACCAGAGCAGAAAAATTAATAGATACAACTTCTCTAGAAGAAAAAAAGAAAAGATTATTTCTCCTACAAAATACAATAAAACAACAAGCGCTTCGTTGGAAAAGAAGGATGTTAGGCACTCAACAATCCGTTTTAGTAGAAGGCTTTATGAAAAACAATATTCACGAATTATATGGACGAACAGAAAATAATAGAATTATTATTTTTACCGGAAACTCAAATCTAATTGGAAAATTAATCAACGTGACTGTTACCAACATTAATTATCATACTTGTTTGCAGGGAAAAATTAATAAAATAAATACTTACAAAATACTCAATACGCGTTCAGCAAGCTAATAAAATAAAATTCAAAAAACTAATATGAAACTATATATTCAGAATAGATGCACAAAAAAATCTTTTTTTCCTAAAAAAAAAGATTTTTTATTATGGTTATATACAATTTTAGAAAACCAAAAAAAAGAAATTACTATTAGAATAGTAGATTGCCTAGAAATAAAATATTTAAACTATCGTTACAGAAATCATAATATTGTAACTAACGTTCTATCTTTTCCTTCTACAGAATCAATATACACTAAGCACCACTTTCCTTATTATATAGGAGATATCATTCTATGTTCTGAATATATTAATAAAGAAGCAAGGCATTTAAAAAAAAATATATTAGAGCATTGGGCTCACATGGTTGTTCACTCTGTATTACATCTATTACATTATCAACATGACGATAAATCAAGTCAAAAAAAAATGCAAAGACTAGAAAAAAGAATAATGCTAAAGTTAGGATATCGCGACCCTTATAATTAAAAAAAAATAAAATTTAATGTCGTACTATTAAAAATATAGCTTATATTTAAAATTTATAAATTTTAATAAACTTTTAATATATTTATACAATACTAAATAGCTTTTGATTTCTTATATATACGCCCAATTAAAATCCACCTTAACTTTGCCTATACTATTTATAAATATTATATATATAATGATTAATTAAAAACACACAATCAAACAAATTACATGAAATATATACATTTTTATCGCATGTACATATTAATAATAATTATGTGAAAAATCTTATTTATAAATTTCTTGAATAAATGAATAATATTAAAATGTTTATTGGAAAAAAATATGAAACACAATGAATATCATCATAAAAAAATAGAATCGATGGTTCAAGATCACTGGATGAAAAAAAATACTTTTTCTGTCATTAAAGATAAAAAACAGGAAAAATTTTATTGCTTACCTATGTTACCATACCCTTCTGGAAAATTACACATGGGTCACGTACGCAATTATACTATATGTGACGTTATTTCTCGTTATCAGCGCATGCTTGGAAAAAACGTATTACATCCTATAGGCTGGGATGCATTTGGGTTACCGGCAGAAGAAACGGCAATTAAAAATAATATTTCACCTCAAGAATGGACATATAAAAATATTGCTATTATGAAAAAACAATTAATATCACTCGGTTTTAGTTATGACTGGACGAGAGAAATTACTACATGTACACCAGAATACTATCGCTGGGAGCAATTATTTTTTATAAAACTATTTAAAAAAAAACTGGTATACAGAAAAAAAACTTTAGTTAATTGGTGTGAATTTGATCAAACTGTACTTGCAAACGAACAAGCTCAAAAAGGTTTATGCTGGAGATGCGGTTCCAAAATTACTTTAAAAAAAGTATCACAATGGTTTATTAAGATTACAGAATATGCAGAAGAATTATTACAAGATCTCCAGCTACTAGCTGAATGGCCTAAAGAAGTTATTACTATGCAAAAAAATTGGATAGGAAAATCAATAGGAATAAACATAACTTGTAAGCTTTACAATAAAGATTATACGTTAAAAATATATACTACTCAGCCCGAGACTATTATGGGGATAACCTTTTTTGCAATATCAATACATCATCCGTTAATTTCATATCTCCTCAAAGATGACGTTCAAATAAATCAATTTATAAAAAAAAATAAAGATATAAAAATTGCAGATTTTCAAAACAAAAACCAAACTATAGGAATTAATACCAATTTATTCGTACTACATCCAATCACCCAAAAAAAAATACCGCTATGGATTGTAAATTATGTAAAACATGATTATGCTACCGGAGCTATCATGGCTGTTCCAGGAAGCAATGCAACTGATTATAATTTTGCTAAATCTAACCATATTTCTACTAAACAAATATTTTCGAAGATAAATCAAGATAATCAGGAAAAAGAAAAAATAAAATTAGTGAATTCAGGAAAATTCAATGGATTAAGTAAAAAAAAAGCACGCAAAGTAATCTCAAGTATTCTTATTAATCAAAAAATAGCAAAAAACGCCACATTTTACAAAATAAAAGATTGGTGTATTTCTAGACAAAGATACTGGGGGGCGCCTATTCCTGTTATTAAAAATAAAAGAGGAGAATGGTTTCCCGTTTCTGAAGCCGAATTACCTATTCTTTTACCCAAAGCAATATGTAAAAATCAATACTTCACATCTATGCCGAACAAAAAAAATAAATTAGAAAAAAAAATTTCTCAAAAATTAATGACTCGCGAAAGTGATACATTCGATACTTTCATGGAATCTTCTTGGTATTATGCTAGATACACTAATCCATATTGGACAACAGATATTATAGATATTGAATCAGCAAAATACTGGCTCCCTGTAGATCAATATGTTGGAGGAATCGAACACGCTGTAATGCATTTAATATATTTTAGATTTTATCATAAATTATTGCGTGATTTCGGATATTTACATTCTTTAGAGCCGGTAAAAAAACTTATCTGCCAAGGCATGGTGATAATTGATTCATTTTATACACATAATGCTGATGGAAGTAAAAAATGGTTATCATTATCAGAACTGAAGGTTACTCGTAATATTCATGACAAAGTTATTAACGTATCAAAAAAAAATGATTCACGAAAAGTAGTGTACGCTGGAAAGATTAAAATGTCAAAATCAAAAAATAACGGTATAGATCCAACCTTCATAATAAATAAATATGGAGCAGATACACTACGATTATTTTTAATGTTTGCAGCTCCTATCAACTCGGATCTAGAATGGAACTCACAAAGTATTGTAGGCATGTATAGATTCTTAACAAAAATATGGAACTTTGTTCATTCTACTAATACTGATCTATCCACAAAAAACTGTAACAGCGCTAAATATAGCCAATCAAAAATATTATCCCGATTACATAAAACAATATTAATCGTTACCCAGGATATTGAGATAAAAAATTCATACAATACAGCTATAGCGCAAATAATAAAATTTTTTAACTATATTGTAGAAAAACATGCGCAAAAAAAAATAGACGCAGAAGTTTTAAAGGAATCTTTGGAAACTATTATAAAAATTATGTATCCTTTTACGCCTCATATTTGTTTTGTTTTATGGAAAAAAATAAAAGGAAATCATCAAATTATTGATACCGAGCCATGGCCTCAAGTTAAAAAAAATTTAATTATTAAAAATTCTTGTAGGCTTGTGGTTCAAATTAATGGAAAAAAAAGAAATGTCATAACAATTAATAATAATTTAATTAAACAAGAAATTATTAAGTTTATTGTACAAGCACAAGAAACGAAAAAATATTTCCAAAATATGGTGATTCAAAAAATTATTTATATACCTAAAAAAATTATTAATTTTGTCTTATATTCAGATAAATAAAAGAAAAAAAATATTATGTTTATTGATACTATGAATTTAAAAAAATATTTATATAATAATAAGATTAGTACCATTGTAATAATCGAATCTAACTATATTTTTATTAAAGAAAATAAAAAAATAATTATCAAATATTTTAAAAAAAAAATTTTAAAATAGTAAATCAGCTGACCTATCAAGCACACAATTGGCAAAATACCACTCAAAAAATGCAAAAAAAAGATTTATTTTTTCAAAATAAAATATTTTATATAACAATTTATGAGTCACAGCTATCGTGGCGCATGAAACTAGACATAGAGAAAACAAAAAAATATACTAAAAATATTATTAAAATATTTTGTTTTCCGTGCTTATATGATGCCTTGTCGTGTAAAAATTTTTTCATTAATTTTTTTAAATTTAGAATTTTAATAATAAATAATGAATCATCATATATTCAAAATATAAACTATTGGATGGAAAAAAAAATAAAAACAAGTAACATGAATATTACGAAATCAGCAAAAAAGTTTTTATTCACAAAAAACCATACTAATATACTAGTTTTAACTAATTTTTTAGAAAAAATTATTTTATTATATCCCACACAAATCGTTACACTAGAAATGATTCAAAAATATTACAATATAAATAAGGTATTCAATTATTCTAATTGGATTCAAGCTATTGTCAATCTAAAAAAAAAAAATCTCTTTTTATTCTCAAGACGCTGAAAAAACAAAAATATGATTATTTGATCCTAATAAGCGCTTATAAAACACTAATATATATACTTTTACATCTTAAAGAAAAGAACACTATAAAAGATAATTATGCGGATTGTTTAGCATATAAAAATACAATAATAAATATGCCTCTACACTCACTAATCCAAAAAAATAGTATTCAGACTATTAAATTAGCTTTTACACTGCTAAAACAAATAGAAATTTGTTTACAATATGAACAAATCACGATGATTTGGATGCATTTACAAACATTATCTATTCTTTTGAGTTAAAGTTTTTACTTAATCGAATCTGTATGATTATGTTACATAGATAAATATAATAATATGTAAATATATATATATACGTATATATATATTTATATTTACAAATAAAGATTTTTTAAAAAATATTGTTGACATTTACTTCTGAGCACAAAGGAGCAAGATAATGAAAAAAAAAATAGATTTACTGGGATTAAGATGCCCCGATGTCATCATGATACTGAGAAAAGAAATAAGAAAACTGAAACAAGGACAAACAGCTGTAGTTGTTACGGATGATGTATTTAGTAAAAAAGACATTATTTTATTTTGTCGGTTTATGAAACATCAGTTATTATCTATATCCTACAAAAAAATTCCCTATACCTGTATGATTAAAGTTGGAAAAAAAATACTAATCTAATTGCATTATAAACACTTTTAATAATATTATTGATGTATCAAAATATTCAAAATACGACGCAAAGGCTCAGCCGCGCCCCATAATAATTGATCACCGACCGAAAAAGCTGATAAATATTTTTTCCCGAAGTTCATTTTTTTAATACGACCAATTGGAATATTTAGTGTTCCAGTTACATTTAAGGGAGTTAATTGCTTTATAGAATCCTCAAGAGTATTATTTATTACTCTTACCCAAGGATTATGAGAAGCAAGCATAGACTGAATCTCTTTAATCGAACAATCGCTATTAAGCTTTATAGTAAAAGCTTGACTATGGCATCTTAGAGAAGGAACTCGAACACAAATACCATCAATTGGAATATAATTCTTTCTATTTAATATTTTGTTTGTTTCTGCAGAACCTTTCCACTCTTCTTTCGTTTGACCATTATTCATAGGAGTATCAATCCACGGCAGTAAATTTCCCAATAATGGAGTTTTTATTTTATTTTTTGAACAATCAATGGTTTTTAAGGATTTAGTAAATTCTCTTTCCAATTCAAGTATTGGTCGTTTAGAAGAAAGGTAAGAAGAGATATCTGTATAGGAATATCCTATTTGTTTTAATAAATCTAACATACTCTGTGCGCCACTACCTGATACAGATTGATATGTAGAAACAGAGACCCACTCAATAAGATTTTGTGTGAACAGACCCCCTAAGGACAACAACATCAAACTAACCGTACAATTTCCACCAATAAAAGCCTTAGTTCCGCTTTCTATACCAGCCTGTATTGCATCCAAATTTATTGGGTCTAATACGATAATAGATTCATTATTCATCCTAAGATATGACGATGCATCAACCCAATAACCCTTCCAACCTCGAGCTTTTAGTTTTTGATACACAATTTTTGTATATTTTTCACCTTGACAAGAGACAATAATATCTAGAGGAATTAGACATTCTAGATCATACGCGTCTTCTAAGAGAGGAGTTTCTAAATTTTCTACGTTAGGAGAAGCGCAATGTAATTGCGAAGTTGTAAAAAAAGCTGAATAGAAATTATTAAAATCATTTTCTGCTTTCAAGCGTTGCAATAAAACAGATCCCACCATTCCTCTCCATCCTACAAAACCTACTACTTTTTTCATAATTTTTCTCTGTAATATAAATTAAATATAATTAATAACATATATTAATCACCATATAAGCTATTTAATGCATATCAATGTACTATTGATTTTTCGAAGGAATGAATACACATTATATTCCTTTATTGATAATTAACACTCAAATATTATCTATTTTAACTATTATACATAATAAAAAAAATAATATATATTATATAAAAATTTTTAACTTATAGTTTAGTAAAATTTTAGAAAATACTTTAAATATTATAGATAAGATATTGTTGGAGATATATACTTTTATGATTTTTACAGAAACTATAAATCACTAAACTTTCAATAATAATCATGTATATCATATATTTATTTTTCTTTAACAATACTAGCTTTCTAGCAAAGCCCCTAATTTATTTTTAATTTATTTTTTAATTTATTTTTTAGCAATGAATTTTTTTTAAAAACCTAAAAAATCATAACAATATATATTTAATTTTTTTTAAATAACAAATTTATCTATGAAATTATATAAATACCCATAATATACACCTTCATTCTCTTTAAAAGAATATAAAAAAATTTTATAAACTTAATTATATTTTTGTTGGTTATATTATAAAAAATATAAGAATATAGAAATATAAATATCAAATATATTTTTAATAAAACAAAGAATAAATAAAATAATAGAAACGATGTCTTCTAAAAACAATGAAAAATATTTTTTTTCAATAAATTAATTATTACATACCTCTATTCATATAGAAATAATGTATTTTCAAAAATAATTAACAAATACTTTATAAAAAGCAAAGCTATTAATTTTCACAAATCTTCTGAAAAAATAAAAAACTCTTTAAAAAAAACATTTAATGTATACACACTGTAATATTGAATATACTGAAATCAACTGGTAGTTAATGTGACTTTAACGGTTTATACTAATATTTATAACAATAAGTATCATACATATGCGGCGTGCAGAAGAACTACAAAAAAATATTCGCTTTAGCGATAAAATTTATAATAATCCGTACAAATATATATTATACTAATGCTACACAAGAATTAGCTATATGCTGATACTAACAATTTTCATCATAAAATATGATATCTATAAAAGAGTAAAATTGTATGATACACATGAAGGATATAGAACTAACTAATAAAAGGGTGTTTATTCGACTAGATTTAAATGTCCCTATTGATAAAAACAAAATTACCTCAAGTGAACGAATTGATCGATCCATTCCTACGATTCAATTAGCTTTAAAAAAAAACGCAAGAATTCTCTTGGCCTCTCATTTAGGAAGACCTAAAGAAGGAGAATATAATAAACGATTTTCTTTATTTCCCGTTTTTCAGTATTTGAAAAAAAAATTACCAACTGTAGATATAATTTTTTCTCAAAATTATTTAAACGGAATACAGATACAACCTAATCAAATTGTATTATTAGAAAATGTGCGCTTTAATTGCGGAGAAACTAAAAATAACACTCATTTAGCTAAAAAATATGCTCAATTATGTGATGTCTTTGTTATGGATGCATTTGCCACAGCGCATCGTGTAGAATCTTCTACCCACGGAATTTGTGATTTTGTAAAAACAGCTTGCATAGGTCCTCTTTTATACTCAGAAATAAAGATACTAAAAAACATTCTAAATAAACCCAAGCGACCCATGGTTACAATTATTGGAGGCGCAAAAGTATCAACAAAATTTAAATTGTTAAGCTCACTATTAAAAATAACAGATACTATGTTAGTTGGCGGAGGTATAGCAAACACATTTATTTCCTTATTTCATTCGGTAGGCAAATCTTTACATGAAAAAAATTTCCACAAACAGGCCAAAAAGCTGTATTCTTCCAATAAAATATTATTTCCTAGCGATTCCAGAGTTAGTACATCATATTCAGAACAAGCGCAAGCTACTGTAAAACCAATTTCTCAAATATCTGATAATGAAGAAATCTTGGATATCGGAGATAAAACAATTGATAACTATGAAAAAATTATTAATACCGCTAAAACAATATTATGGAATGGTCCTATGGGTGTATTTGAGTTTCCAAACTTTAGAAAAGGAACAGAAAAAATCGCTAGAGCCATTGCAAATCACTCTGCTCTTTCTGTTTCGGGCGGCGGGGATACTATAGCTGTAATTGATTTATTTGATTTAAAGAAAAAAATATCCTATATTTCTACTGGCGGAGGGGCGTTTTTAGAATTTATAGAAAATAAAACTCTTCCGGTCATTGAAAGACTAAAACGCTTTAAAAATAAATAAATTTTGTCAAAAAAAACAAAATAGAACACCTTCTCAACTAAGGATATTAATCATGTGTAAAATTTTAGACATCGTTGAACCAGGAGTATTAAATGCCGAGGAGTCAAAAACTATCTTTGCATTAGCCAAAAAACATAATTTTGCCATACCTGCTATTAATTGCATC is drawn from Buchnera aphidicola and contains these coding sequences:
- the tusA gene encoding sulfurtransferase TusA, translating into MKKKIDLLGLRCPDVIMILRKEIRKLKQGQTAVVVTDDVFSKKDIILFCRFMKHQLLSISYKKIPYTCMIKVGKKILI
- the leuS gene encoding leucine--tRNA ligase, which translates into the protein MKHNEYHHKKIESMVQDHWMKKNTFSVIKDKKQEKFYCLPMLPYPSGKLHMGHVRNYTICDVISRYQRMLGKNVLHPIGWDAFGLPAEETAIKNNISPQEWTYKNIAIMKKQLISLGFSYDWTREITTCTPEYYRWEQLFFIKLFKKKLVYRKKTLVNWCEFDQTVLANEQAQKGLCWRCGSKITLKKVSQWFIKITEYAEELLQDLQLLAEWPKEVITMQKNWIGKSIGINITCKLYNKDYTLKIYTTQPETIMGITFFAISIHHPLISYLLKDDVQINQFIKKNKDIKIADFQNKNQTIGINTNLFVLHPITQKKIPLWIVNYVKHDYATGAIMAVPGSNATDYNFAKSNHISTKQIFSKINQDNQEKEKIKLVNSGKFNGLSKKKARKVISSILINQKIAKNATFYKIKDWCISRQRYWGAPIPVIKNKRGEWFPVSEAELPILLPKAICKNQYFTSMPNKKNKLEKKISQKLMTRESDTFDTFMESSWYYARYTNPYWTTDIIDIESAKYWLPVDQYVGGIEHAVMHLIYFRFYHKLLRDFGYLHSLEPVKKLICQGMVIIDSFYTHNADGSKKWLSLSELKVTRNIHDKVINVSKKNDSRKVVYAGKIKMSKSKNNGIDPTFIINKYGADTLRLFLMFAAPINSDLEWNSQSIVGMYRFLTKIWNFVHSTNTDLSTKNCNSAKYSQSKILSRLHKTILIVTQDIEIKNSYNTAIAQIIKFFNYIVEKHAQKKIDAEVLKESLETIIKIMYPFTPHICFVLWKKIKGNHQIIDTEPWPQVKKNLIIKNSCRLVVQINGKKRNVITINNNLIKQEIIKFIVQAQETKKYFQNMVIQKIIYIPKKIINFVLYSDK
- the asd gene encoding aspartate-semialdehyde dehydrogenase, which gives rise to MKKVVGFVGWRGMVGSVLLQRLKAENDFNNFYSAFFTTSQLHCASPNVENLETPLLEDAYDLECLIPLDIIVSCQGEKYTKIVYQKLKARGWKGYWVDASSYLRMNNESIIVLDPINLDAIQAGIESGTKAFIGGNCTVSLMLLSLGGLFTQNLIEWVSVSTYQSVSGSGAQSMLDLLKQIGYSYTDISSYLSSKRPILELEREFTKSLKTIDCSKNKIKTPLLGNLLPWIDTPMNNGQTKEEWKGSAETNKILNRKNYIPIDGICVRVPSLRCHSQAFTIKLNSDCSIKEIQSMLASHNPWVRVINNTLEDSIKQLTPLNVTGTLNIPIGRIKKMNFGKKYLSAFSVGDQLLWGAAEPLRRILNILIHQ
- a CDS encoding phosphoglycerate kinase, whose protein sequence is MIHMKDIELTNKRVFIRLDLNVPIDKNKITSSERIDRSIPTIQLALKKNARILLASHLGRPKEGEYNKRFSLFPVFQYLKKKLPTVDIIFSQNYLNGIQIQPNQIVLLENVRFNCGETKNNTHLAKKYAQLCDVFVMDAFATAHRVESSTHGICDFVKTACIGPLLYSEIKILKNILNKPKRPMVTIIGGAKVSTKFKLLSSLLKITDTMLVGGGIANTFISLFHSVGKSLHEKNFHKQAKKLYSSNKILFPSDSRVSTSYSEQAQATVKPISQISDNEEILDIGDKTIDNYEKIINTAKTILWNGPMGVFEFPNFRKGTEKIARAIANHSALSVSGGGDTIAVIDLFDLKKKISYISTGGGAFLEFIENKTLPVIERLKRFKNK
- the ybeY gene encoding rRNA maturation RNase YbeY, yielding MKLYIQNRCTKKSFFPKKKDFLLWLYTILENQKKEITIRIVDCLEIKYLNYRYRNHNIVTNVLSFPSTESIYTKHHFPYYIGDIILCSEYINKEARHLKKNILEHWAHMVVHSVLHLLHYQHDDKSSQKKMQRLEKRIMLKLGYRDPYN